The following are encoded together in the Robertmurraya sp. FSL R5-0851 genome:
- a CDS encoding ROK family protein → MLAAIEAGGTKFVCAVGDEKGNIIERIQIPTTVPEETIPKVIEFFRKFQVDAIGIGSFGPIDVNQDSPTYGYITSTPKSGWKNYPFVQALKDAFHVPVGFNTDVNAAALGEATFGAAKGLDSCLYITVGTGIGAGAIVQGQLLQGISHPEMGHILVRRHPNDPYQGKCPYHQDCLEGLASGPAIEERWGAKGAELVDRIEVWDLEGYYLAQSIMQYILILSPKKIILGGGVSHQEQVYTSIYKYLPELINGYVSLPDLTSYIVRPGLGDDAGIVGALMLAHKAF, encoded by the coding sequence ATGTTAGCTGCTATCGAAGCCGGTGGAACTAAGTTTGTTTGTGCTGTAGGAGATGAGAAAGGGAATATTATCGAGAGAATTCAGATTCCTACCACTGTTCCAGAGGAAACCATTCCTAAGGTTATTGAGTTTTTCCGGAAATTTCAGGTGGATGCAATCGGAATTGGCTCGTTCGGTCCGATTGATGTCAACCAGGACAGCCCAACTTATGGTTATATCACATCCACACCTAAATCGGGTTGGAAGAATTACCCGTTTGTCCAAGCCTTGAAGGATGCGTTCCATGTTCCTGTTGGATTTAATACCGATGTCAATGCTGCTGCATTAGGGGAGGCGACCTTTGGTGCGGCAAAAGGGCTGGATAGCTGTTTGTATATAACGGTCGGGACAGGCATTGGGGCTGGAGCGATTGTTCAGGGGCAACTGCTTCAGGGGATTTCTCATCCTGAAATGGGTCATATTCTGGTGCGACGCCATCCGAATGACCCGTATCAGGGGAAGTGTCCGTACCACCAAGATTGTTTAGAGGGTCTAGCATCTGGTCCGGCAATAGAGGAGCGATGGGGGGCAAAAGGTGCCGAATTGGTTGATCGGATTGAAGTATGGGATTTGGAAGGGTATTATCTGGCCCAATCGATTATGCAATACATTTTGATTCTTTCTCCGAAGAAAATTATCCTTGGAGGAGGCGTAAGTCATCAAGAACAAGTATACACTTCCATCTATAAATATTTACCAGAGCTTATAAATGGTTATGTTTCATTACCGGACCTTACAAGCTACATTGTTCGGCCAGGTCTCGGGGATGATGCAGGGATTGTTGGAGCACTTATGCTGGCACATAAGGCGTTTTAA